The following proteins come from a genomic window of Athalia rosae chromosome 1, iyAthRosa1.1, whole genome shotgun sequence:
- the LOC105690604 gene encoding spermatogenesis-defective protein 39 homolog: MNSTKDDENYWNTSDKLAFNFEDDEEGQLFGISKTGTARLRAGISDIGDSENYLKSDDTHSNLKPLLSVISEQTLTSILAADNLQNTHEEKPIVQPEITLRRILLGQPFMLEQYKSLACKSELLDAAINSGDGNAILIVIIFIAKTLKRVLIQRLLAARPEAVNVYIRYLAITLRTNELTDLLTMLGRSKDAAMTNLQIVTKNTHQFERLLQKLQHCYRTHFTALPECKETCYVQNYIKLLEWQVAVKATELSEPLKMHSSVLDCLQHACQHHWGASDGAVVSAANLSKEHAVSPRQFQSVALSTRASLQAWDDVEALLLTKGWLGSKKLQTTLSIEDISKILHQNQAPSSLLAKFLSYVDNLDKRLELAKKLQCHRAVIDVFVLQRDRAALMDYKSSLHSQSEQYFYAENALRVSSTKWKN; the protein is encoded by the exons ATGAATTCGACGAAAGACGATGAAAACTATTGGAACACTAGTGACAAACTAGccttcaattttgaagatgaCGAA GAAGGTCAATTATTTGGAATATCAAAAACAGGAACTGCTCGGCTGCGAGCTGGAATATCAGATATCGGTGACTCCGAAAATTACTTAAAATCAGATGATACACACTCTAACCTCAAACCGTTGCTTTCTGTTATTTCTGAGCAGACGTTGACCAGTA TTTTGGCAGCAGATAACTTGCAAAATACTCATGAAGAGAAGCCTATCGTCCAACCAGAGATAACTCTGAGAAGAATACTACTGGGACAGCCATTTATGCTAGAACAATACAAATCGCTTGCCTGTAAATCAGAATTACTAGATGCAGCTATTAATTCTGGTGATGGAAACGCCATTCTAATT gtaattatatttattgcaAAAACACTGAAGCGGGTGTTGATTCAAAGGCTACTTGCAGCCAGACCTGAAGCAGTTAATGTATACATCCGATATCTTGCCATAACGTTGCGCACTAACGAGCTCACTGATCTTTTAAC GATGTTGGGGCGCTCTAAAGACGCAGCT ATGACAAATTTACAAATTGTTACAAAGAACACACATCAATTCGAAAGGCTATTACAAAAACTGCAGCATTGTTACAGAACGCATTTTACAGCTTTACCAGAGTGCAAGGAAACCTGTTACGTACAGAATTACATCAAACTCCTTG AGTGGCAGGTTGCAGTAAAGGCTACAGAATTAAGCGAACCGTTGAAAATGCATTCTTCAGTATTAGATTGTCTGCAACATGCTTGCCAGCATCATTGGGGAGCTTCTGATGGAGCAGTTGTATCAGCTGCAAATCTCTCAAAGGAGCATGCTGTTTCTCCTCGACAATTTCAAAGCGTCGCACTTAGTACCAGGGCATCATTGCAAGCCTGGGATGATGTTGAAGCTCTACTTCTGACTAAG GGTTGGCTTGGCagtaaaaaattgcaaacCACCCTCTCTATAGAAgatatttccaaaattctccATCAAAATCAAGCGCCGTCTTCTTTGCTTGCCAAGTTTTTGAGCTATGTAGATAACTTAGATAAACGACTAGAACTGGCAAAAAAGCTTCAGTGTCACCGAGCTGTTATCGAT GTATTTGTACTACAGAGAGATCGAGCAGCTTTGATGGACTACAAATCCAGTCTCCACTCGCAATCAGAGCAATACTTTTATGCTGAAAATGCACTTCGTGTTTCCTCAACaaagtggaaaaattga
- the LOC105690603 gene encoding uncharacterized protein LOC105690603 has translation MLLPQFIYVLGIIGIVTADNIMQKAIKAFADSNFVTCHILLFTYSDSFREQKMLQEFYQVAIQNNFIPTALENMNDDQRRNGSTSIRRDCVKPLRSFIMGNVTYIAEYMIAEKRKGNIATDIWLLFVANDFDQELIISQVELSISSEVYIVRRTPNGYKFWEIYRPTKNNPVRVIYHGDWSFAGGFKTTQQSKIQRRWDFGGAVFRAAAVDMKSYKNLDLIRTVKVLATLWQTLEKEFNFT, from the exons ATGCTTTTGCCCCAATTTATCTACGTATTGGGCATAATTGGGATTGTCACAGCAGATAATATTATGCAGAAAGCTATAAAAGCATTTGctgattcaaattttgttacCTGCCATATTCTCCTTTTCACATATTCTGATTCGTTCAGAGAGCAAAAAATGTTACAAGAGTTTTACCAAGTAGCAATTCAAAATAACTTCATACCAACTGCTCTGGAAAATATGAATGATGACCAAAGAAGAAATGGTTCTACCTCTATTCGAAGAGATTGTGTCAAACCACTTCGATCATTCATTATGGGAAATGTAACATACATTGCAGAATACATG ATagcagagaaaagaaaaggaaatattGCAACAGATATATGGTTGTTATTTGTTGCAAATGACTTTGATCAAGAATTGATAATCTCTCAAGTAGAACTCTCCATCAGCAGTGAGGTCTATATTGTGAGAAGAACACCCAACGGTTATAAGTTTTGGGAAATTTATCGCCCTACAAAAAATAATCCTGTTCGAGTAATCTACCATGGTGATTGGAGCTTTGCCGGAGGTTTCAAAACTACGCAACAAAGCAAAATACAACGACGATGGGATTTTGGGGGTGCAGTTTTTCGCGCTGCAGCAGTTGACATG AAATCATATAAAAATTTAGACCTCATTAGAACAGTTAAAGTACTTGCAACTTTATGGCAGACattagaaaaagaattcaactTTACGTGA
- the LOC105690602 gene encoding uncharacterized protein LOC105690602 isoform X1, which translates to MPSMLKQRRVNKARKLVKKSQRFGGNSRVKLFNPLCGKLKSNNISLAKALSMQKQENQLLFKENIRLTSQLQSANIACNKRDLGFGHIQNNAKEMLTMLVTMTNYVTNTIMRCQEFSGSSKTAIQHSPASVTKKESMKRLSMKSPTKAMVKPMVSGHTITKPTINLRRVNMQKLNNFTNLSVVEEASPDRVLNSTLNSNLPRVSTVSTFLNTKRTKYQDGERRRRLPERIIPVEYIGADEEDGEILSRPELRLSGRFSDKLSGRTKKCSEKSPISKTRIPSVTLCDVSKILHNLQTINIGMLQDCQNNEELTTRPNVLRDSRQQINEEDSWHLDTTAREGQESDGPSAKKLQVCAANTVGLREKKIENMSLTNNHSGIYDPLEGPSWLLGNSEVSPTIRETLSTKQSVNVWKGHVIAGEDRKSDICRKKRNVRKLDSSDSEPEAENKLGKCFDDDSMEFTECINGLRAPEIASSRVADNQKHIGPHVSNLAEENSNRNSITNTEMTYESSNLSEDIDESYRHITINRSTEFVTDRRMRFDTDDEDEDTLMLRCLRPVQPSSFNINEFRLPVVNGLVTELPEEPHNLIDDRLSNNCSVQLPKFEDSPKTAQIKHTVKQKQKKKRTITSKTDSSDSDCSPKFKSKSVKLSRAKKLKDPSSAKVVLQKLDDVHPNTNPNRSKQNGTHDTNTSQKMSSIHNSEPVTDSNNSTCSVSEPYRPKRVKAPVNLKEPPLGSIIFNLRRNYLISMICSLKSMRSMSDDSTATPAIETSASFLVSIPLITSCNPSRNQDFELLSGTITYSVLLK; encoded by the exons ATGCCATCTATGTTGAAGCAACGACGTGTTAATAAAGCTAGGAAACTTGTTAAGAAAAGTCAGCGTTTTGGAGGAAATTCTAGAGTCAAGCTTTTCAATCCGC TATGTGGGAAGCTAAAAAGcaataatatttcattagCCAAGGCTTTATCTATGCAAAAACAAGAGAACCAACTACtatttaaagaaaacattCGACTCACAAGCCAACTACAGTCCGCAAATATAGCTTGTAATAAACGAGAT ctGGGATTTGGACACATTCAAAATAATGCCAAGGAAATGTTGACAATGTTAGTAACAATGACGAATTATGTGACAAACACTATCATGCGTTGTCAAGAATTTTCGGGATCATCCAAAACTGCCATACAACATAGCCCTGCCTCAGTCACTA AGAAGGAATCAATGAAAAGGCTTTCAATGAAGTCTCCAACAAAAGCAATGGTCAAACCTATGGTAAGCGGACACACAATCACCAAGCCGACAATAAACTTGCGCAGGGTAAACATGCAGAAGCTGAACAATTTCACAAATCTCAGTGTCGTCGAAGAGGCATCTCCTGACCGTGTTCTCAACTCAACACTCAATAGTAATCTGCCACGAGTATCAACAGTATCAACATTTTTAAACACCAAAAGGACCAAATAT CAGGACGGTGAACGCAGGCGAAGACTACCAGAGAGAATAATACCAGTAGAGTACATCGGAGCTGATG AAGAAGATGGGGAAATACTTTCCAGACCCGAATTGAGACTATCTGGAAGATTTTCTGACAAACTTTCGGGCAGGACAAAAAAATGCTCGGAAAAATCACCCATCAGTAAGACACGAATCCCTAGTGTAACTCTATGCGACGTGTCTAAGATACTACACAATTTACAaactataaacattggaatg CTGCAAGATTGCcaaaataatgaagaattaACCACACGACCAAATGTTTTAAGAGATTCTCGACAGCAAATTAATGAGGAAGATTCATGGCATCTGGATACTACTGCACGTGAAGGACAAGAATCAGATGGACCTTCCGCTAAAAAATTGCAGGTCTGTGCAGCAAATACTGTTGGCctgcgagagaaaaagatagagaATATGAGTCTGACGAATAACCACTCTGGAATTTACGACCCCTTAGAAGGACCAAGCTGGTTACTTGGTAACAGTGAAGTTTCTCCGACGATTAGAGAAACTCTAAGTACAAAACAGAGTGTAAACGTTTGGAAAGGACATGTTATTGCTGGAGAAGATAGGAAATCAGATATTTGTCGAAAGAAGCGCAATGTTAGGAAGTTGGATTCATCAGACTCTGAACCAGAGGCTGAGAATAAACTGGGAAAATGTTTCGACGATGATTCGATGGAATTTACAGAATGCATAAATGGTCTGAGAGCACCAGAAATCGCGTCATCTAGAGTTGCTGATAATCAAAAGCATATTGGACCTCATGTTTCAAATCTAGCTGAAGAAAATAGTAACAGAAACTCCATTACCAACACCGAGATGACATATGAGTCTTCAAACCTATCAGAAGATATTGATGAAAGTTACAGACACATAACAATCAATCGTTCAACTGAATTTGTCACCGATCGCCGAATGCGATTCGACACtgatgatgaagatgaagacACACTGATGTTGCGATGCCTTAGACCGGTTCAACCGTCTAGttttaatataaatgaatttcgaTTACCTGTTGTCAATGGCCTGGTTACTGAGCTGCCAGAAGAGCCGCACAATTTAATTGATGATAGACTTTCAAATAACTGCAGTGTGCAATTGCCGAAATTCGAAGACTCTCCAAAAACTGCTCAGATAAAACACACAGTGAAAcagaagcaaaagaaaaaacgaactatAACATCTAAAACTGATTCTAGTGATTCAGATTGCTCGCCCAAGTTTAAATCAAAGTCGGTTAAGTTGAGTAGGGCCAAAAAGCTCAAAGATCCAAGCAGCGCCAAAGTGGTTTTGCAGAAACTCGATGACGTCCATCCAAACACTAATCCAAATCGTAGCAAGCAAAATGGCACCCatgacac caATACAAGTCAGAAGATGTCCAGTATTCACAACTCAGAACCAGTCACTGATAGCAATAACAGTACTTGTAGCGTAAGCGAGCCCTATCGACCCAAAAGAGTGAAAGCACCTGTCAACTTGAAAGAGCCACCTTTGGGCAG TATCATATTTAACCTAAGGAGAAATTACCTAATTTCCATGATATGTTCACTGAAGTCTATGAGATCTATGTCCGATGATTCAACTGCAACTCCTGCGATAGAGACGTCAGCTTCTTTTCTGGTGAGTATTCCTTTAATAACATCCTGCAATCCATCACGGAACCAAGATTTTGAACTGCTCTCTGGTACCATTACATATTCTGTACTGTTGAAATAA
- the LOC105690602 gene encoding uncharacterized protein LOC105690602 isoform X2, producing the protein MPSMLKQRRVNKARKLVKKSQRFGGNSRVKLFNPLCGKLKSNNISLAKALSMQKQENQLLFKENIRLTSQLQSANIACNKRDLGFGHIQNNAKEMLTMLVTMTNYVTNTIMRCQEFSGSSKTAIQHSPASVTKKESMKRLSMKSPTKAMVKPMVSGHTITKPTINLRRVNMQKLNNFTNLSVVEEASPDRVLNSTLNSNLPRVSTVSTFLNTKRTKYDGERRRRLPERIIPVEYIGADEEDGEILSRPELRLSGRFSDKLSGRTKKCSEKSPISKTRIPSVTLCDVSKILHNLQTINIGMLQDCQNNEELTTRPNVLRDSRQQINEEDSWHLDTTAREGQESDGPSAKKLQVCAANTVGLREKKIENMSLTNNHSGIYDPLEGPSWLLGNSEVSPTIRETLSTKQSVNVWKGHVIAGEDRKSDICRKKRNVRKLDSSDSEPEAENKLGKCFDDDSMEFTECINGLRAPEIASSRVADNQKHIGPHVSNLAEENSNRNSITNTEMTYESSNLSEDIDESYRHITINRSTEFVTDRRMRFDTDDEDEDTLMLRCLRPVQPSSFNINEFRLPVVNGLVTELPEEPHNLIDDRLSNNCSVQLPKFEDSPKTAQIKHTVKQKQKKKRTITSKTDSSDSDCSPKFKSKSVKLSRAKKLKDPSSAKVVLQKLDDVHPNTNPNRSKQNGTHDTNTSQKMSSIHNSEPVTDSNNSTCSVSEPYRPKRVKAPVNLKEPPLGSIIFNLRRNYLISMICSLKSMRSMSDDSTATPAIETSASFLVSIPLITSCNPSRNQDFELLSGTITYSVLLK; encoded by the exons ATGCCATCTATGTTGAAGCAACGACGTGTTAATAAAGCTAGGAAACTTGTTAAGAAAAGTCAGCGTTTTGGAGGAAATTCTAGAGTCAAGCTTTTCAATCCGC TATGTGGGAAGCTAAAAAGcaataatatttcattagCCAAGGCTTTATCTATGCAAAAACAAGAGAACCAACTACtatttaaagaaaacattCGACTCACAAGCCAACTACAGTCCGCAAATATAGCTTGTAATAAACGAGAT ctGGGATTTGGACACATTCAAAATAATGCCAAGGAAATGTTGACAATGTTAGTAACAATGACGAATTATGTGACAAACACTATCATGCGTTGTCAAGAATTTTCGGGATCATCCAAAACTGCCATACAACATAGCCCTGCCTCAGTCACTA AGAAGGAATCAATGAAAAGGCTTTCAATGAAGTCTCCAACAAAAGCAATGGTCAAACCTATGGTAAGCGGACACACAATCACCAAGCCGACAATAAACTTGCGCAGGGTAAACATGCAGAAGCTGAACAATTTCACAAATCTCAGTGTCGTCGAAGAGGCATCTCCTGACCGTGTTCTCAACTCAACACTCAATAGTAATCTGCCACGAGTATCAACAGTATCAACATTTTTAAACACCAAAAGGACCAAATAT GACGGTGAACGCAGGCGAAGACTACCAGAGAGAATAATACCAGTAGAGTACATCGGAGCTGATG AAGAAGATGGGGAAATACTTTCCAGACCCGAATTGAGACTATCTGGAAGATTTTCTGACAAACTTTCGGGCAGGACAAAAAAATGCTCGGAAAAATCACCCATCAGTAAGACACGAATCCCTAGTGTAACTCTATGCGACGTGTCTAAGATACTACACAATTTACAaactataaacattggaatg CTGCAAGATTGCcaaaataatgaagaattaACCACACGACCAAATGTTTTAAGAGATTCTCGACAGCAAATTAATGAGGAAGATTCATGGCATCTGGATACTACTGCACGTGAAGGACAAGAATCAGATGGACCTTCCGCTAAAAAATTGCAGGTCTGTGCAGCAAATACTGTTGGCctgcgagagaaaaagatagagaATATGAGTCTGACGAATAACCACTCTGGAATTTACGACCCCTTAGAAGGACCAAGCTGGTTACTTGGTAACAGTGAAGTTTCTCCGACGATTAGAGAAACTCTAAGTACAAAACAGAGTGTAAACGTTTGGAAAGGACATGTTATTGCTGGAGAAGATAGGAAATCAGATATTTGTCGAAAGAAGCGCAATGTTAGGAAGTTGGATTCATCAGACTCTGAACCAGAGGCTGAGAATAAACTGGGAAAATGTTTCGACGATGATTCGATGGAATTTACAGAATGCATAAATGGTCTGAGAGCACCAGAAATCGCGTCATCTAGAGTTGCTGATAATCAAAAGCATATTGGACCTCATGTTTCAAATCTAGCTGAAGAAAATAGTAACAGAAACTCCATTACCAACACCGAGATGACATATGAGTCTTCAAACCTATCAGAAGATATTGATGAAAGTTACAGACACATAACAATCAATCGTTCAACTGAATTTGTCACCGATCGCCGAATGCGATTCGACACtgatgatgaagatgaagacACACTGATGTTGCGATGCCTTAGACCGGTTCAACCGTCTAGttttaatataaatgaatttcgaTTACCTGTTGTCAATGGCCTGGTTACTGAGCTGCCAGAAGAGCCGCACAATTTAATTGATGATAGACTTTCAAATAACTGCAGTGTGCAATTGCCGAAATTCGAAGACTCTCCAAAAACTGCTCAGATAAAACACACAGTGAAAcagaagcaaaagaaaaaacgaactatAACATCTAAAACTGATTCTAGTGATTCAGATTGCTCGCCCAAGTTTAAATCAAAGTCGGTTAAGTTGAGTAGGGCCAAAAAGCTCAAAGATCCAAGCAGCGCCAAAGTGGTTTTGCAGAAACTCGATGACGTCCATCCAAACACTAATCCAAATCGTAGCAAGCAAAATGGCACCCatgacac caATACAAGTCAGAAGATGTCCAGTATTCACAACTCAGAACCAGTCACTGATAGCAATAACAGTACTTGTAGCGTAAGCGAGCCCTATCGACCCAAAAGAGTGAAAGCACCTGTCAACTTGAAAGAGCCACCTTTGGGCAG TATCATATTTAACCTAAGGAGAAATTACCTAATTTCCATGATATGTTCACTGAAGTCTATGAGATCTATGTCCGATGATTCAACTGCAACTCCTGCGATAGAGACGTCAGCTTCTTTTCTGGTGAGTATTCCTTTAATAACATCCTGCAATCCATCACGGAACCAAGATTTTGAACTGCTCTCTGGTACCATTACATATTCTGTACTGTTGAAATAA
- the LOC125502248 gene encoding uncharacterized protein LOC125502248: protein MYICLICSTIKNQGLKFIKKKCLQHAKSEFMKQLNKAIMEQNITKLPTSHLEGLQWVCSRKRYAFSASVATALELQSALSCELSTLRIEHIERIAVVMTKNNEYLPFINRRIHELHEGGIIGKWIHDVTKTHVHAFQNSQPFEKTAVASTRVIQLILLGGILSSIVLLLIEIFYYKIKKSTRV, encoded by the exons ATGTATATCTGCTTAATTTGTTCAACCATTAAGAATCAgggtttgaaatttattaaaaaaaaatgcttgcAGCATGCGAAAAGTGAGTTTATGAAACAGCTGAACAAGGCTATAATGGAGCAAAACATTACCAAGTTACCAACATCACACCTAGAAGGACTACAGTGGGTTTGTTCGAGAAAAAGATACGCATTTTCGGCGAGTGTAGCAACAGCTCTTGAATTACAATCAGCATTATCTTGTGAGCTTTCCACCTTGAGAATTGAACACATAGAAAGAATTGCGGTTGtgatgacgaaaaataacgaatactTGCCATTCATCAATAGAAG AATACACGAGTTGCATGAAGGTGGAATTATTGGAAAATGGATCCATGATGTAACAAAGACCCATGTACATGCCTTTCAGAATTCGCAACCTTTTGAAAAGACAGCAGTTGCATCCACAAGGGTTATACAACTAATATTGCTCGGTGGTATCTTGTCATCTATTGTACTACTtttgatcgaaatattttattataagaTAAAGAAAAGCACACGAGTATAG
- the LOC105690602 gene encoding uncharacterized protein LOC105690602 isoform X3, protein MPSMLKQRRVNKARKLVKKSQRFGGNSRVKLFNPLCGKLKSNNISLAKALSMQKQENQLLFKENIRLTSQLQSANIACNKRDLGFGHIQNNAKEMLTMLVTMTNYVTNTIMRCQEFSGSSKTAIQHSPASVTKKESMKRLSMKSPTKAMVKPMVSGHTITKPTINLRRVNMQKLNNFTNLSVVEEASPDRVLNSTLNSNLPRVSTVSTFLNTKRTKYQDGERRRRLPERIIPVEYIGADEEDGEILSRPELRLSGRFSDKLSGRTKKCSEKSPISKTRIPSVTLCDVSKILHNLQTINIGMLQDCQNNEELTTRPNVLRDSRQQINEEDSWHLDTTAREGQESDGPSAKKLQVCAANTVGLREKKIENMSLTNNHSGIYDPLEGPSWLLGNSEVSPTIRETLSTKQSVNVWKGHVIAGEDRKSDICRKKRNVRKLDSSDSEPEAENKLGKCFDDDSMEFTECINGLRAPEIASSRVADNQKHIGPHVSNLAEENSNRNSITNTEMTYESSNLSEDIDESYRHITINRSTEFVTDRRMRFDTDDEDEDTLMLRCLRPVQPSSFNINEFRLPVVNGLVTELPEEPHNLIDDRLSNNCSVQLPKFEDSPKTAQIKHTVKQKQKKKRTITSKTDSSDSDCSPKFKSKSVKLSRAKKLKDPSSAKVVLQKLDDVHPNTNPNRSKQNGTHDTNTSQKMSSIHNSEPVTDSNNSTCSVSEPYRPKRVKAPVNLKEPPLGRKLRRE, encoded by the exons ATGCCATCTATGTTGAAGCAACGACGTGTTAATAAAGCTAGGAAACTTGTTAAGAAAAGTCAGCGTTTTGGAGGAAATTCTAGAGTCAAGCTTTTCAATCCGC TATGTGGGAAGCTAAAAAGcaataatatttcattagCCAAGGCTTTATCTATGCAAAAACAAGAGAACCAACTACtatttaaagaaaacattCGACTCACAAGCCAACTACAGTCCGCAAATATAGCTTGTAATAAACGAGAT ctGGGATTTGGACACATTCAAAATAATGCCAAGGAAATGTTGACAATGTTAGTAACAATGACGAATTATGTGACAAACACTATCATGCGTTGTCAAGAATTTTCGGGATCATCCAAAACTGCCATACAACATAGCCCTGCCTCAGTCACTA AGAAGGAATCAATGAAAAGGCTTTCAATGAAGTCTCCAACAAAAGCAATGGTCAAACCTATGGTAAGCGGACACACAATCACCAAGCCGACAATAAACTTGCGCAGGGTAAACATGCAGAAGCTGAACAATTTCACAAATCTCAGTGTCGTCGAAGAGGCATCTCCTGACCGTGTTCTCAACTCAACACTCAATAGTAATCTGCCACGAGTATCAACAGTATCAACATTTTTAAACACCAAAAGGACCAAATAT CAGGACGGTGAACGCAGGCGAAGACTACCAGAGAGAATAATACCAGTAGAGTACATCGGAGCTGATG AAGAAGATGGGGAAATACTTTCCAGACCCGAATTGAGACTATCTGGAAGATTTTCTGACAAACTTTCGGGCAGGACAAAAAAATGCTCGGAAAAATCACCCATCAGTAAGACACGAATCCCTAGTGTAACTCTATGCGACGTGTCTAAGATACTACACAATTTACAaactataaacattggaatg CTGCAAGATTGCcaaaataatgaagaattaACCACACGACCAAATGTTTTAAGAGATTCTCGACAGCAAATTAATGAGGAAGATTCATGGCATCTGGATACTACTGCACGTGAAGGACAAGAATCAGATGGACCTTCCGCTAAAAAATTGCAGGTCTGTGCAGCAAATACTGTTGGCctgcgagagaaaaagatagagaATATGAGTCTGACGAATAACCACTCTGGAATTTACGACCCCTTAGAAGGACCAAGCTGGTTACTTGGTAACAGTGAAGTTTCTCCGACGATTAGAGAAACTCTAAGTACAAAACAGAGTGTAAACGTTTGGAAAGGACATGTTATTGCTGGAGAAGATAGGAAATCAGATATTTGTCGAAAGAAGCGCAATGTTAGGAAGTTGGATTCATCAGACTCTGAACCAGAGGCTGAGAATAAACTGGGAAAATGTTTCGACGATGATTCGATGGAATTTACAGAATGCATAAATGGTCTGAGAGCACCAGAAATCGCGTCATCTAGAGTTGCTGATAATCAAAAGCATATTGGACCTCATGTTTCAAATCTAGCTGAAGAAAATAGTAACAGAAACTCCATTACCAACACCGAGATGACATATGAGTCTTCAAACCTATCAGAAGATATTGATGAAAGTTACAGACACATAACAATCAATCGTTCAACTGAATTTGTCACCGATCGCCGAATGCGATTCGACACtgatgatgaagatgaagacACACTGATGTTGCGATGCCTTAGACCGGTTCAACCGTCTAGttttaatataaatgaatttcgaTTACCTGTTGTCAATGGCCTGGTTACTGAGCTGCCAGAAGAGCCGCACAATTTAATTGATGATAGACTTTCAAATAACTGCAGTGTGCAATTGCCGAAATTCGAAGACTCTCCAAAAACTGCTCAGATAAAACACACAGTGAAAcagaagcaaaagaaaaaacgaactatAACATCTAAAACTGATTCTAGTGATTCAGATTGCTCGCCCAAGTTTAAATCAAAGTCGGTTAAGTTGAGTAGGGCCAAAAAGCTCAAAGATCCAAGCAGCGCCAAAGTGGTTTTGCAGAAACTCGATGACGTCCATCCAAACACTAATCCAAATCGTAGCAAGCAAAATGGCACCCatgacac caATACAAGTCAGAAGATGTCCAGTATTCACAACTCAGAACCAGTCACTGATAGCAATAACAGTACTTGTAGCGTAAGCGAGCCCTATCGACCCAAAAGAGTGAAAGCACCTGTCAACTTGAAAGAGCCACCTTTGGGCAG aaagcTGAGAAGAGAGTGA